A single window of Martelella sp. NC20 DNA harbors:
- a CDS encoding tripartite tricarboxylate transporter TctB family protein, producing MSGGGARGKNIIFSGIFLVISVAMGGYALTTMNMGTLDRMGPAFFPVVLSAILAALSLIVLFLPAPPETEPFVMAPPRATLIIIVCPMIFGFAIEPFGLLIAVFLSIFVSCLASQVTTLRQAALLSAAFSLFCVLVFHYLLNMTIPLWGFVFTG from the coding sequence ATGAGTGGAGGCGGTGCGCGCGGGAAAAACATCATCTTCTCCGGCATATTCCTGGTCATTTCCGTCGCCATGGGCGGCTATGCGCTGACGACCATGAACATGGGCACGCTGGACAGAATGGGGCCGGCCTTCTTTCCGGTCGTGCTGTCGGCAATCCTGGCGGCGCTTTCGCTGATCGTGCTGTTTCTGCCGGCGCCGCCCGAGACAGAGCCATTTGTGATGGCGCCGCCGCGCGCGACCCTGATCATCATCGTCTGCCCGATGATTTTCGGCTTCGCCATCGAGCCTTTCGGCCTGCTGATCGCGGTCTTCCTGTCGATCTTCGTGTCCTGCCTTGCAAGCCAGGTGACGACATTGCGGCAGGCCGCGCTGCTTTCCGCCGCCTTCAGCCTGTTCTGCGTACTCGTCTTTCACTATCTGCTGAACATGACCATTCCCCTCTGGGGTTTCGTCTTCACGGGTTGA
- a CDS encoding DUF2254 domain-containing protein, with the protein MKFEMSKGWWIVLQATRQVWFVASLYCVAAVLTALLGVMADPVIPKSLQDIIGRGAVDSLLTIIATSMLSVLVFSLNTLVQASTAAASNATPRAVGTLLQDRIAQSALSTFLGAFIFSLVGLIALNTSLYGGGGRLVLFVATIAVIVLIVVTLVRWINYLGHLGQITKTVAQVEAAATPSMEHYRRAPYLHAHPQKDKRPAGLDMIEHDKIGYLRFIDVPALDDIAERLKANIHVLERPGAFVTPGRHIAGIALPRESATDEETRQALRGAFTVGNARSYDQDPLYGLTVLSQIAMRALSPGINDPGTAIDVIGNLVRIMASGSEADADVRHGRVFIPAIETDDFFDAAFTGISRDGADKVEVGLRLQHAFGSLSLLPFEGYGANARSYSAQTLDRARQMLDFENDIKRLEASARKGHLTG; encoded by the coding sequence ATGAAGTTCGAAATGTCAAAGGGCTGGTGGATTGTGCTCCAGGCCACGCGTCAGGTGTGGTTTGTCGCCTCGCTCTACTGCGTCGCCGCTGTGCTGACCGCCCTGCTCGGCGTGATGGCCGACCCCGTCATTCCGAAAAGCCTTCAGGACATTATCGGCCGCGGCGCGGTCGACAGCCTGCTGACCATCATCGCCACCAGCATGCTGTCCGTTCTGGTGTTTTCGCTGAACACGCTGGTCCAGGCCTCGACGGCGGCCGCCAGCAACGCCACGCCGCGCGCCGTCGGTACGCTGTTGCAGGACCGGATAGCCCAGTCGGCGCTTTCCACCTTCCTCGGCGCCTTCATCTTCAGCCTTGTCGGCCTGATCGCGCTCAACACGTCGCTCTATGGCGGCGGCGGCCGGCTGGTGCTGTTTGTCGCCACCATCGCGGTGATCGTCCTGATCGTGGTGACGCTCGTGCGCTGGATCAACTATCTCGGCCATCTCGGCCAGATCACCAAGACGGTCGCACAGGTCGAGGCGGCCGCCACCCCCTCGATGGAGCACTATCGCCGGGCTCCCTATCTGCATGCCCACCCGCAGAAGGACAAACGCCCCGCCGGGCTTGACATGATCGAGCACGACAAGATCGGCTATCTGCGGTTCATCGACGTTCCGGCACTCGATGATATCGCGGAGCGGCTCAAGGCGAACATCCACGTGCTTGAGCGTCCGGGCGCCTTTGTCACGCCGGGCCGCCATATCGCCGGGATCGCGCTTCCTCGGGAAAGCGCGACCGATGAGGAGACACGGCAAGCCCTGCGCGGCGCGTTCACCGTCGGCAATGCCCGCAGCTACGACCAGGACCCGCTTTACGGCCTGACGGTGCTCTCGCAGATCGCCATGCGGGCCCTGTCGCCCGGCATCAACGACCCGGGAACCGCCATCGATGTGATCGGCAATCTCGTGCGGATCATGGCCTCGGGCAGCGAGGCCGACGCGGACGTGCGTCACGGCCGCGTCTTCATCCCGGCCATTGAAACCGACGATTTCTTCGATGCCGCTTTTACGGGCATTTCCCGGGACGGCGCGGACAAGGTGGAGGTCGGGCTCCGGCTGCAGCACGCTTTCGGCTCGCTGTCGCTGCTTCCCTTTGAGGGTTACGGCGCGAATGCGCGCAGCTATTCCGCCCAGACGCTGGACCGTGCTCGACAAATGCTCGATTTCGAGAATGATATCAAACGTCTCGAAGCATCGGCCAGAAAAGGCCATCTGACGGGCTGA
- a CDS encoding S9 family peptidase, translating into MTPFKTLPDAPKAIKKPLDDTRHGRTRTDDYAWLRAENWQAMFKDPAILEQDIRAHLEAENAYMKAAMADTEALQKKLVAEMRGRMKEDDSSVPMKEGPYAYGTAFHTGAEQPYFFRIPRDGDVNDESLRETLLDGDKEAKGKAYFDLGGFDQSTDHSRAIWSYDDKGSEFYTLKVRDLESGKELEDRIENTGGSGVWAPDGRSFFYTEVDENHRPSKVFHHVIGTRQADDRLVYEEKDPGFFVGISGSLLDDFIYIDIHDHQTSEVRIIPTSRLDAAPEIVAERETMVEYDVTEGGDVFYILTNDGGAKDFKIMEAPVATPGKAHWKEVAPHQPGRLILAHMAFARHLIWLERFAGLPRIVIRDRATGAEHAIAFDEEAYSLGLQGAAEYDTDTIRFSYSSMTTPSQLYDYNMATRERTLLKTQDVPSGHNPDDYVTRRIQAKTADGELVPVSIVYRKDTPLDGTAPALLYGYGAYGISIPASFSTNCLSLVDRGFVYAIAHIRGGKDKGFAWYENGKMANKKNTFSDFIAAADALVAEGFTGHGRIVAEGGSAGGMLMGAIANMAPEKFAGIIAGVPFVDVLTTMLDDTLPLTPPEWNEWGNPIATQEAYDYIASYSPYDNIDAKPYPAILALAGLTDPRVTYWEPAKWVAKLREATTGTAPIMLRTNMDAGHAGASGRFQRLEEIALEYAFALKVSGKAES; encoded by the coding sequence GTGACCCCCTTCAAGACGCTGCCCGATGCTCCGAAAGCGATCAAAAAGCCCCTCGACGATACCCGCCACGGCAGGACCCGCACGGATGACTATGCCTGGCTGAGGGCTGAAAACTGGCAGGCGATGTTCAAGGACCCCGCCATCCTCGAACAGGACATCCGCGCGCATCTGGAGGCTGAGAACGCCTATATGAAAGCCGCGATGGCCGACACCGAGGCGCTGCAGAAAAAGCTCGTTGCCGAAATGCGCGGCCGCATGAAGGAGGACGACAGTTCCGTGCCGATGAAGGAGGGCCCCTATGCCTACGGCACGGCCTTTCACACCGGGGCCGAACAGCCCTATTTCTTCCGCATACCGCGCGATGGCGACGTCAATGACGAAAGCCTGCGCGAAACCCTGCTCGACGGCGACAAGGAGGCCAAGGGCAAGGCCTATTTCGATCTTGGCGGCTTCGACCAGTCCACCGACCACAGCCGCGCGATCTGGAGCTATGACGACAAGGGATCGGAATTCTACACGCTGAAGGTCCGCGACCTTGAAAGCGGCAAAGAACTTGAGGATCGCATCGAAAATACCGGCGGCAGCGGCGTCTGGGCGCCGGACGGCAGGAGCTTCTTCTATACCGAGGTCGATGAAAACCACCGCCCCTCGAAGGTCTTCCATCACGTGATCGGCACCAGACAGGCTGACGACCGGCTGGTCTACGAGGAGAAGGATCCCGGCTTCTTCGTCGGCATCTCGGGCTCGCTGCTCGATGATTTCATCTATATCGACATTCACGATCACCAGACCTCCGAAGTGCGCATCATCCCGACCTCACGTCTCGACGCCGCGCCGGAAATCGTGGCGGAGCGCGAGACCATGGTGGAATACGACGTCACCGAGGGCGGCGATGTTTTCTATATTCTGACCAATGACGGCGGGGCCAAGGATTTCAAGATCATGGAAGCGCCGGTCGCCACGCCCGGCAAGGCGCACTGGAAAGAAGTCGCGCCGCATCAGCCGGGGCGGCTGATCCTGGCCCATATGGCCTTCGCCCGCCATCTGATCTGGCTGGAGCGCTTTGCTGGCCTGCCCCGCATCGTCATCCGCGACCGGGCAACCGGCGCGGAACACGCCATCGCCTTCGATGAGGAAGCCTATTCGCTCGGGCTTCAGGGCGCTGCCGAATATGACACCGACACGATCCGCTTTTCCTATTCTTCGATGACGACGCCGAGCCAGCTCTATGACTACAACATGGCGACGCGCGAACGCACCCTGCTGAAAACCCAGGACGTGCCCTCCGGCCATAACCCGGACGACTATGTCACCCGCCGCATCCAGGCAAAGACCGCCGATGGCGAACTGGTGCCGGTCAGCATCGTCTATCGCAAGGATACGCCGCTCGACGGCACCGCGCCTGCCCTGCTTTACGGGTACGGCGCCTACGGCATTTCGATTCCCGCCTCGTTTTCCACCAATTGCCTGTCGCTGGTCGATCGCGGCTTCGTCTATGCCATCGCCCATATCCGCGGCGGCAAGGACAAGGGCTTCGCCTGGTACGAAAACGGCAAGATGGCAAACAAGAAGAACACCTTCTCCGATTTCATCGCCGCCGCCGATGCCCTCGTGGCCGAAGGTTTTACCGGCCACGGCAGGATCGTCGCCGAGGGCGGGTCCGCCGGCGGCATGCTGATGGGCGCGATCGCCAACATGGCGCCGGAGAAATTCGCCGGCATCATCGCCGGCGTTCCTTTCGTCGATGTGCTGACCACGATGCTGGACGACACGCTTCCGCTGACGCCGCCGGAATGGAACGAATGGGGCAACCCGATCGCCACGCAGGAGGCCTATGACTACATCGCAAGCTACAGCCCTTACGACAATATCGACGCAAAACCCTACCCTGCCATTCTGGCGCTGGCCGGCCTTACCGACCCCAGAGTGACCTATTGGGAGCCTGCAAAGTGGGTGGCAAAGCTGCGCGAGGCCACCACCGGCACGGCGCCGATCATGCTCAGAACCAATATGGACGCCGGACACGCAGGCGCGTCCGGACGGTTCCAGCGGCTTGAGGAAATCGCGCTGGAATACGCCTTCGCGCTGAAGGTTTCGGGCAAGGCCGAAAGCTGA
- a CDS encoding DUF930 domain-containing protein produces MTKAFLALITLTLIATPALAINQRVENELDRLDPEEKLEQRCDIEAMGRIDEARKDMSPDKVIAYTFAPTKVNGTTLDAPGAAMRSHGHWYKLSYHCAAASDELAIKSFSFKIGNEIPRKAWDRLYLYP; encoded by the coding sequence TTGACCAAGGCTTTCCTCGCGCTGATAACCCTGACGCTCATTGCCACGCCGGCCCTTGCAATCAACCAGCGGGTCGAAAACGAGCTCGACCGGCTGGATCCCGAGGAAAAGCTGGAGCAGCGCTGCGATATCGAGGCGATGGGCCGGATTGATGAAGCGCGCAAGGACATGAGCCCCGACAAGGTGATTGCCTACACCTTCGCGCCGACGAAAGTGAACGGCACCACGCTGGACGCGCCGGGCGCCGCCATGCGCTCCCATGGCCACTGGTACAAGCTGTCCTATCACTGCGCGGCGGCGAGCGATGAACTGGCGATCAAGTCTTTCAGTTTCAAGATTGGCAACGAGATCCCGCGCAAGGCCTGGGACCGGCTTTATCTTTATCCGTAA
- a CDS encoding tripartite tricarboxylate transporter permease, producing the protein MDLFAHLSLGLETVFQPINLLFCFIGVFLGTAIGVLPGIGPLGTIAILLPVTFGFPPEASLIMLAGIYYGAQYGGSTTAILINLPGEASSAVTAIDGYQLARQGKAGTALALAAIGSFVAGCFATLLIAIFAIPLTMLALKFTPPDYFSLMVLGLVASIALAHGSVFKGIIMIVFGLLLGTVGTDLYTGQARFTFGNYDLAEGIPILGFGVGIYALAEILKGLEDETPREPLKTNISALLPSLRDLREAGMPILRGTLLGSFLGILPGGGAMLSSFASYMVEKQVSKKPETFGRGAIAGVAGPESANNAGAQTSFVPMLTLGIPSNPLMALMVGALIIQGITPGPNLINEQPSLFWGVIVSMWIGNLMLVVLNLPLIGLWVKLLSVRANFLYPAIVGFSAIGVYSINENPFDLIVMSVSGAAGYTLSKLDCEPAPLLLGFVLGPMMEVYMRRTMLLSGGDAGVFFTSPISLGLLIASAIVLVIVLIPSVNRRRAEVFVEED; encoded by the coding sequence ATGGACCTTTTCGCGCATCTTTCTCTCGGACTGGAAACCGTCTTTCAGCCCATCAACCTGCTGTTCTGTTTCATCGGGGTTTTCCTCGGGACGGCGATCGGCGTTCTGCCGGGCATCGGGCCGCTCGGCACCATCGCCATCCTCCTGCCGGTGACCTTCGGTTTTCCGCCGGAGGCCTCGCTGATCATGCTCGCCGGCATCTATTACGGCGCGCAATATGGCGGCTCCACCACCGCCATCCTGATCAACCTGCCGGGCGAGGCCTCGTCGGCGGTGACCGCCATTGACGGTTACCAACTGGCCCGCCAGGGCAAGGCGGGCACGGCGCTGGCGCTGGCGGCGATCGGCTCGTTCGTCGCCGGCTGTTTCGCCACGCTGCTGATCGCGATCTTCGCGATCCCGCTGACAATGCTTGCGCTCAAATTCACCCCGCCCGATTATTTCTCGCTGATGGTGCTGGGGCTGGTGGCGTCGATCGCGCTTGCCCATGGATCGGTGTTCAAGGGCATCATCATGATCGTGTTCGGCCTGCTTCTCGGCACGGTCGGCACCGATCTTTATACCGGACAGGCGCGCTTCACCTTCGGCAATTACGATCTGGCCGAAGGCATACCAATTCTCGGCTTCGGGGTCGGCATCTACGCGTTGGCCGAAATTCTCAAGGGCCTGGAGGACGAAACCCCGCGCGAGCCGCTCAAGACCAACATCTCGGCCCTGCTGCCGAGCCTCCGCGACCTCAGGGAGGCCGGTATGCCGATCCTGCGCGGCACGCTGCTGGGATCGTTTCTCGGCATATTGCCGGGCGGCGGCGCGATGCTGTCGTCGTTTGCCTCCTACATGGTGGAAAAGCAGGTCTCGAAAAAGCCCGAGACCTTCGGCCGGGGCGCGATCGCCGGCGTCGCCGGGCCGGAATCGGCCAATAATGCCGGCGCGCAGACCTCGTTCGTGCCGATGCTGACGCTCGGCATTCCGTCCAACCCGCTGATGGCGCTGATGGTCGGCGCGCTGATCATCCAGGGCATTACGCCCGGACCGAACCTGATCAACGAGCAACCCTCGCTGTTCTGGGGCGTCATCGTTTCGATGTGGATCGGCAATCTGATGCTGGTCGTCCTCAACCTGCCGCTGATCGGGCTCTGGGTAAAGCTCCTGAGCGTGCGCGCCAATTTCCTCTACCCCGCAATCGTCGGCTTTTCGGCCATCGGGGTCTATTCGATCAACGAAAATCCGTTCGATCTGATCGTCATGTCGGTTTCGGGCGCTGCCGGCTACACGCTCAGCAAGCTCGACTGCGAACCCGCTCCGCTGCTGCTCGGCTTCGTGCTGGGGCCGATGATGGAGGTCTATATGAGACGCACCATGCTGCTTTCGGGCGGCGATGCCGGCGTGTTCTTCACCAGCCCGATCAGCCTGGGGCTTTTGATCGCGTCCGCGATCGTGCTGGTGATCGTGCTGATACCCTCGGTCAACCGCCGCCGCGCGGAAGTGTTCGTGGAGGAGGACTGA
- a CDS encoding Bug family tripartite tricarboxylate transporter substrate binding protein: protein MRTLLKTIGIAAAGAICAVLGPATVAQARDWPNDKPIRIVFPFPAGPDFLVRMMAADLEEQLGQTVIVDNKPGAGGTIGMASVAHAKPDGYTYVVGFPGPSANYTNTYTGLPYAPLEDFDYVSQITHGDMVVVARADFPADDLGELLDYARAHPGEVSAGNPGIGSYGHMIELMVSEQAEAGLKIVPYQGTSPILVDLLSGSLDISIDFLSEAYTEHLKSGSMKALGIASAERNPDFPDVPTFQEAGVDLVAPLWSGVLAPKGTPDEVIAAMNEAIATFLASEEAQEAFARNYQRATSSTPEELQEMAVREEATWRDIIKKYDIRNN from the coding sequence ATGAGGACATTGCTTAAAACCATCGGGATCGCCGCCGCCGGAGCGATCTGCGCCGTGCTTGGCCCGGCAACCGTCGCCCAGGCCAGGGACTGGCCGAACGACAAGCCGATCCGGATCGTCTTTCCGTTTCCGGCGGGGCCCGATTTTCTGGTGCGCATGATGGCCGCCGATCTCGAGGAACAACTCGGCCAGACCGTTATCGTCGACAACAAGCCCGGCGCCGGCGGCACGATCGGCATGGCGTCGGTCGCCCACGCCAAACCCGACGGCTATACCTATGTGGTCGGGTTTCCCGGCCCGTCCGCAAATTACACCAACACCTATACCGGCCTGCCCTACGCGCCATTGGAAGATTTCGACTATGTCAGCCAGATCACCCATGGCGACATGGTGGTGGTGGCGCGGGCGGATTTTCCCGCCGACGATCTCGGCGAACTGCTGGACTATGCCAGGGCCCATCCGGGCGAGGTCAGCGCCGGCAATCCGGGCATCGGCTCCTACGGCCACATGATCGAACTGATGGTGAGCGAACAGGCCGAGGCCGGCCTCAAGATCGTGCCCTATCAGGGAACCTCGCCGATCCTCGTCGACCTGTTGTCGGGCAGCCTCGATATCTCGATCGACTTCCTGTCGGAGGCCTATACCGAACACCTGAAGTCGGGCAGCATGAAGGCGCTCGGCATCGCCTCGGCGGAACGCAACCCCGATTTCCCGGATGTCCCGACCTTCCAGGAGGCCGGCGTCGATCTGGTCGCGCCGCTCTGGTCCGGCGTTCTTGCGCCCAAGGGAACGCCCGATGAGGTGATCGCGGCGATGAACGAGGCAATCGCGACCTTCCTGGCCAGCGAAGAGGCGCAGGAGGCCTTCGCCAGGAACTACCAGCGCGCGACCTCGTCGACGCCGGAGGAACTGCAGGAAATGGCAGTCCGCGAGGAAGCCACCTGGCGCGATATCATCAAGAAGTACGATATCCGCAACAACTAG
- a CDS encoding ABC transporter ATP-binding protein, with protein sequence MTALIETDGLTRRYGERTALDGVSIAMEPGEILGIVGESGSGKSTLARLVMALDHPTAGRVLFTGTDLFSQSSGDLRKMRRHFQMVFQDPYSALDPRQTIGRIVAEPLAVDPDAPTGKARRLRVAALLEEVGLKARDIDLYPHEFSGGQRQRIALARALITRPKLLVADEPTSALDVTVQAQILRLILTMRADHGVSVLLITHNIAVVDEICDRVVVMRAGRVVEEGPVPQVLDNPRAAYTSRLLAAEPTLARIGRGRRV encoded by the coding sequence ATGACCGCGCTCATCGAAACCGACGGACTGACCCGGCGCTATGGCGAGCGCACCGCGCTGGACGGAGTCTCGATCGCCATGGAGCCCGGCGAAATCCTCGGCATTGTCGGCGAGAGCGGGTCCGGAAAATCGACCCTTGCCCGGCTGGTCATGGCGCTCGACCACCCGACCGCCGGCAGGGTGCTGTTTACCGGCACCGACCTGTTTTCGCAGTCGTCGGGCGATCTCCGCAAGATGCGGCGTCATTTCCAGATGGTGTTTCAGGATCCCTACAGCGCGCTCGATCCGCGCCAGACGATCGGCCGCATCGTCGCCGAACCGCTGGCGGTTGACCCCGATGCCCCCACCGGCAAGGCCCGGCGGTTGCGGGTTGCCGCACTTCTGGAAGAGGTCGGGCTGAAGGCGCGGGATATCGACCTCTACCCCCACGAATTTTCCGGCGGCCAGCGCCAGCGGATCGCGCTCGCCCGCGCGCTGATCACCCGCCCGAAACTGCTGGTCGCCGACGAACCGACCTCGGCACTGGACGTGACGGTGCAGGCGCAGATCCTCAGACTGATCCTCACGATGCGCGCCGATCACGGCGTCTCGGTGCTGCTGATCACCCATAATATCGCCGTGGTCGACGAGATCTGCGACCGCGTGGTCGTGATGCGGGCGGGCCGCGTGGTGGAGGAAGGGCCGGTCCCCCAGGTGCTCGACAATCCGCGCGCCGCCTATACAAGCCGCCTGCTTGCCGCCGAGCCGACGCTCGCGAGAATCGGGCGCGGCCGGCGCGTATGA
- a CDS encoding DUF1127 domain-containing protein, with protein sequence MNIQRSFNNWLKYRETVAELGRMSNRELSDLGISRADIRRVARKDAI encoded by the coding sequence ATGAACATTCAACGCTCGTTCAACAACTGGCTCAAGTATCGCGAGACCGTCGCCGAACTTGGCCGCATGAGCAATCGCGAACTTTCCGACCTCGGTATCAGCCGCGCTGATATCCGTCGCGTCGCCCGCAAGGACGCGATCTGA
- a CDS encoding glucose/quinate/shikimate family membrane-bound PQQ-dependent dehydrogenase yields the protein MLILTTFIFAVIGLFLGGGGIWLITLGGSWFYLIAGAAFLATAVLLLIRSALAYWVYAATILVTLIWALLEVGLDWWQLGARGGLVVLLGLWMLLPWVRRPILRDEYGFPEKVPAARAGPWPLVAVIAASIVVAAVSLFTEPHAIEGSLPGARNASAATADRVPASEWHAYGRSERGQRWSPLDQITPDNVGSLELAWQIQTGDMKGPNDVVETTYENTPLMVKDTLYVCTPHSWAMAFDARTGEQRWKFDPKVPVDGNRQHQTCRGVTYYDDPDIAEGERCKERVYLPTSDARLIALNAADGTVCEDFADNGTLRLQTNMPYKTQGYYYSTSPPLAIGGKIVVGGSVNDNYSTDSPSGVIRAYDIDTGELIWNFDTGNPDRTAPLGPGETYTKNSPNSWSVMSGDSELGLIYAPIGNRTPDQIGLNRSPSVEKYSSSVVALDVDTGEPVWNFQGVHHDLWDMDVPAQPALLDLTIDGETVPALVQATKQGEVFVLNRETGEPILPVKEVPAPQEGGLAGENLSPTQPVSALSFNPPKLTGKDMWGASLLDQLVCRIKLKQYNYEGRYTPPSENGTIVYPGNFGTLNWGSVAVDPERQVMFAMPVYMAYTSTLVPKTTPGVPTQGINSNNGADYAVAFSTLLGPLGVPCQAPPWGYVAGADLTTGDIVWKHRNGTIEDMTPIPLKIRMGVPGIGGPIMTRGGVAFLGATMDNYIRGYDVTTGKQLWEARLPAGGQATPMTYETADGTQYVLIVAGGHGSVGTKTGDYILAYKLPEG from the coding sequence ATGCTTATACTGACGACATTCATCTTCGCCGTGATCGGCCTGTTTCTGGGCGGCGGCGGCATCTGGCTGATCACGCTTGGCGGCAGCTGGTTTTATCTGATCGCGGGCGCCGCCTTTCTGGCGACCGCTGTTCTTCTGCTCATCCGTTCGGCGCTGGCCTACTGGGTCTATGCCGCCACCATTCTCGTGACGCTGATCTGGGCTTTGCTCGAAGTGGGCCTCGACTGGTGGCAACTCGGCGCGCGCGGCGGTCTCGTCGTGCTGCTCGGCCTGTGGATGCTGCTGCCCTGGGTTCGCCGGCCGATCCTGCGCGATGAATACGGTTTTCCCGAAAAGGTCCCGGCCGCCCGTGCCGGCCCGTGGCCGCTGGTCGCGGTCATCGCCGCCTCGATCGTCGTTGCGGCGGTATCGCTGTTTACCGAACCGCATGCGATCGAAGGCTCGCTGCCGGGCGCGCGCAACGCAAGCGCCGCAACGGCGGACCGTGTGCCCGCGAGCGAATGGCATGCCTATGGCCGCAGCGAAAGGGGCCAGCGCTGGTCGCCGCTCGACCAGATCACGCCCGACAATGTCGGCAGTCTTGAGCTTGCCTGGCAGATCCAGACCGGCGACATGAAGGGGCCGAACGATGTCGTCGAGACGACCTATGAAAACACGCCGCTGATGGTGAAGGACACGCTCTATGTGTGCACCCCGCATAGCTGGGCGATGGCCTTCGATGCCAGGACCGGCGAGCAGAGATGGAAATTCGACCCGAAGGTTCCGGTCGACGGCAACCGCCAGCACCAGACCTGCCGGGGCGTGACCTATTACGACGACCCCGACATCGCAGAGGGCGAGCGCTGCAAGGAACGGGTTTATCTGCCGACCTCCGACGCCCGCCTGATCGCGCTCAACGCCGCGGACGGCACGGTCTGCGAGGATTTCGCCGACAACGGCACGCTGCGCCTCCAGACCAACATGCCCTACAAGACGCAGGGCTACTACTATTCGACGTCACCGCCGCTGGCGATTGGCGGCAAGATCGTGGTCGGCGGCTCGGTCAACGACAATTACTCGACCGACAGCCCCTCCGGCGTGATCCGCGCCTATGATATCGACACCGGCGAACTGATCTGGAACTTCGACACCGGCAATCCGGACCGGACCGCGCCGCTCGGCCCCGGCGAGACCTATACCAAGAACTCGCCCAACAGCTGGTCGGTGATGTCCGGCGACAGCGAGCTCGGCCTGATCTACGCCCCGATCGGCAACCGCACGCCGGATCAGATCGGCCTCAACCGCTCGCCCTCGGTCGAGAAATATTCCTCCTCCGTCGTGGCGCTCGATGTGGACACCGGCGAGCCGGTCTGGAATTTCCAGGGCGTCCACCATGACCTTTGGGACATGGACGTGCCCGCCCAGCCGGCGCTTCTCGACCTCACCATCGATGGCGAGACCGTGCCGGCGCTGGTGCAGGCGACCAAGCAGGGCGAGGTCTTCGTGCTGAACCGCGAGACCGGCGAGCCGATCCTGCCAGTGAAGGAGGTGCCCGCGCCGCAGGAGGGCGGTCTTGCGGGCGAAAACCTGTCGCCGACCCAGCCGGTCTCGGCACTCTCCTTCAATCCGCCAAAACTCACGGGCAAGGATATGTGGGGCGCGAGCCTGCTCGACCAGTTGGTCTGCCGGATCAAGCTGAAGCAGTACAACTACGAAGGCCGCTACACGCCGCCATCGGAAAACGGCACGATCGTCTATCCCGGCAATTTCGGCACGCTCAACTGGGGTTCGGTCGCCGTCGATCCGGAACGGCAGGTGATGTTCGCCATGCCCGTCTACATGGCCTATACCTCGACGCTGGTGCCGAAGACGACGCCCGGCGTTCCGACCCAGGGCATCAATTCCAACAATGGCGCCGATTACGCCGTCGCCTTCTCCACCCTGCTCGGCCCGCTCGGCGTGCCCTGCCAGGCGCCGCCATGGGGGTATGTCGCGGGCGCGGATCTGACGACCGGCGACATCGTCTGGAAACACAGGAACGGCACGATCGAGGACATGACCCCCATACCGTTGAAGATCAGGATGGGTGTCCCCGGCATCGGTGGCCCGATCATGACCCGGGGCGGCGTCGCCTTCCTCGGCGCGACCATGGACAATTACATCCGCGGCTACGACGTCACCACCGGCAAACAGCTCTGGGAAGCCCGGCTTCCCGCCGGCGGCCAGGCAACGCCGATGACCTACGAAACCGCGGACGGCACCCAATATGTCCTGATCGTCGCCGGTGGCCACGGCTCTGTCGGCACCAAGACCGGCGACTATATTCTGGCCTACAAGCTGCCGGAGGGATAG
- a CDS encoding superoxide dismutase gives MAFELPELPYAYDALAPFMSAETLEFHHDKHHNAYVTTGNKLAEEAGLGGLSVEEVMVKAYGSNQPLFNNAGQHFNHTHFWKWMKKDGGGTKLPGALESAISSDLGGYDKFKADFIAAGVGQFGSGWAWLAVKDGKLEIMKTPNGENPVVHGAKPILGVDVWEHSYYIDYRNARPKYLEAFVDSLINWDYVAELYEGATK, from the coding sequence ATGGCTTTTGAACTTCCCGAACTGCCTTACGCCTACGACGCCCTCGCGCCCTTCATGTCGGCCGAGACGCTGGAATTCCACCACGACAAGCACCACAACGCCTATGTGACCACCGGCAACAAGCTGGCAGAAGAAGCAGGCCTCGGCGGCTTGTCCGTCGAAGAGGTGATGGTCAAGGCCTACGGTTCCAACCAGCCGCTGTTCAACAATGCCGGCCAGCACTTCAACCACACCCATTTCTGGAAGTGGATGAAGAAGGATGGCGGCGGCACCAAGCTGCCGGGCGCGCTCGAAAGCGCGATTTCCTCCGATCTCGGCGGTTACGACAAGTTCAAGGCCGATTTCATCGCCGCCGGCGTCGGCCAGTTCGGCTCCGGCTGGGCCTGGCTCGCCGTCAAGGATGGCAAGCTTGAAATCATGAAGACCCCGAACGGCGAAAACCCGGTGGTCCACGGCGCCAAGCCGATCCTCGGCGTCGACGTGTGGGAACACTCCTATTACATCGACTACCGCAACGCCCGCCCGAAATACCTTGAAGCCTTCGTCGACAGCCTGATCAACTGGGACTATGTCGCCGAACTCTACGAAGGCGCCACCAAGTAA